The nucleotide sequence GGCTTGGACGAAGCACAGGGAGGTGTTATTTGAATGTAATCCCTCAGAATCATGGAATCAGAGCCTGAAGCCAAGCAGCCAACACGACGTGAGCTATACGAACGAGTCTGGACAACTCCAGCAACAAAGCTGGCCGCCGAGCTTGGAATCTCCGATGTCGCGTTTGCCAAGCGTTGCAAGAAGCTGAACATCCTTCGTCCCTCCCGCGGCTACTGGGCGAAGCTCGCGGCCGGGCAAAGTCCGCGTAAAGATCCGCTCCCTCCCGGAGACGAAGAGAAGCTGCTTGGTCAAGACCAGGTGTCGAGCCGCATCGACTTTCCCGACAGCAGCAGGAGTCTTCACTCTGCTGCTCGAGAGCTCCTGGCTGCACTTCGGTCGGCGAAGCCAGACAACGATGGCCTCGTTAAGGCGAAAGGACCTTCATTCCCCGAAGTGGAAGTCTCTAAAGCGTTGGCCGAGCACGCCGCACGCTGCGTCAGCACGATCATTGTTTCAGCGGAACGGCGCGCTGTGTCGTTCAAAGGTGTCCGCCGCTCTTACGGGACGGCCCACTTTGAAAGAGAGCGAGAGGAATTGTACCTAACCGTGAGCGAGAAGGTTGTCACCTCGAAGAGACAGCCCACCGAGCTAGACAAGCGCCGACCGCCTTGGGAATGGGAAACGAATGTTCGTGAGGTTTCAAAACGTCTGACATTTTCCATTAGCACTGACGAATATCGTCGAGGCCGTTCCGACAAGAGGTGGACCGAAAGCGAGGATAAATCCACCGAAGAAACCCTACGGGCGGTAGTAGATGGCATTTGCGATTATTACATTGAGCGGGATCGTGCGCGCATCCGGGAAGAAGAACGGCGGCGTGAACAAGCCGAGGCATACAAGCGAGAACAGGAAGAGGAGCGCAAAAAGAAGCATCTTGATTCGATCCAAGCGACCGCGAGGCAGAGGGCGGCCGACCTGGTCATAGCGGCCGAGTGGTGGCGAATCTACCGGAATGCGTGCGAGTTTGTCGCTGCATGTGAAGGAAGGTGGCGTGATTCTCAAGAACTGGTGCTGACTGCCGACCAAGAGGATTGGCTCCGCTGGGCACGAGAGCACGTTGAGTCACTTTCACCGTTCGAACTGGGTTTCCCAGACCCGACCGTGGATGGAGAGTTCGACACGGAGGCCGTCCCGTTCGGTGGCCCGTATCCACAAACGAGGAAGCTACCGAGGCCGCCGACGATGCCGGAGCTTAACCCTCCTCCCACCCAGCAATACTCAAGCTGGGGGCATGCGCCTGATCCCAAGCCCTACCCATTCTGGCTGAAGTATCAGCGGAGGTAGTCCAGACAGACGGCCTTAGAGCGCAGCGATGTCGTCCAGAAGGAATTTGTCCCTTTCCAAGATCTTCGAACGAATCGCGGGTGTTCTGACAAGCTCCTTCAGGGCCGCTGGTGAGCCAGCTCCCGGAGTGTGAACGATGGGCCGAAGGGCTTTTGAAATTGATTGGGATTCCAGCCTCAGGAGATTTCGCCGGATATTGGGGATCTGATCCAATGCGGGGCACCATTTCGCCCCTCGATCCAGCAGCAAGTTCATGCATGAGATTGCGGCTTCTTCCCGTTCCTTCAGCCTGTATGAGTAGAAAGAGGGACAAGGAAAACTCTCCAGCAATCTTTCGAGCCCCAAGCAAGTAGGGGGATACCCTTGATTGATCAAAGGGCCAGGAAGAAATCGAAGGATCTCCTTCAAGATTTCAACGGATTCGCAGAACGCCGCTCGACTCAGAAGCACGTTGGCCTGCTCAGAGTTCGGCCGCAACTGCAACGCCTTGAATACCTCCAAGTCTCCGCTCATCGCGCCTCGCTCCGCCGGCATCCATCCATAGTCTTCGTCGTCCTCGTCATCCCACGTATCGTCGAGGTTGTACGGGACCCTCAAGAATGGGTCTGCTCCAGCCCAAACAAGGAGCGCTACCCATCGAGGTTTCTTTTCGTTGATCGCTTCGATTAGAGCCAATGAAGCTTGCCTTCTGAGCGCTGGAAACTCTTCCCCAAGCGATCGGATAAGGCCTAGAAGGGGACGAGCCCTGATCCGATTAAGCGCATGTGCAAAGGCATTTTCCTTCGCTGGATCCATTCCGCTTCGAAGCGCTCGTTCAATGAGCTCCGGCCTTACGGTCTCGCAAATCTCTTCGAAATCCATCTCGGTCAAGGAAGCACCGTGATTCTCTATCAACTCCGCGAGATCCCAGCGCTTCATTTCCATCGAATCCGCTAGTGCCCGATCGAGGGTCGCCTGACTCCATCCTCCGAGCCTCAAAAGTTCCTCAACCATGCTGTGAAATCCCGTTTCCACGGCCTTCAGAAGAGGACTGAAATTGGCCGGCACCGATGGATCAAGGACGTCGGGCAGCTGTAGGGCGGGCCTCTTTCGAAGAATTTCATTGAGCTTGCCCGTTTTCACCAAGTTGAGGAGCTCCTGAAGCTCACTTGATGGCAGGTATCGATCCCGAGGCATTTGCACGCACTAGCATGCTTTTGACGCTTCGGAAAGGCCCTGACAAATCACGGATTTCGGCTTGGCGGGCTCAAATCGATCCTAAGCTCCGTGATAATTGCTGCACGCTCCGCCTCTGGAACCTCGGTCAAGAGGTAGGCGATGAGATCTTCCTGTCGGCTCTGACCCAACACCAGTCGATAAAGGGCGAGCGACTTTCGAAGCAAAGACAGGCGATCAACTTCTCGACTGAACGGAAGAGCAGGAACGTGCCGTTCAATCATGGCTTCACCTGGGTAGTGCCAATAGGGCACCAAATCATTGTCTCCGGCTCCCCGGCTGGACCGTGCTAAAGCGAAGAGATCATTCCACGCGTCCCCTTCATCCCTTGCCAGAGCTTCGAGGCCATGAGCCGAAGCAAGATTCTTTCGAATGGCATGGCCCTTGTAGCGATGGACGCGGCCTTCGCGTTGCTCCAAGTCCACCGGATTCGCCGGAAGATTCCAATGGGTGATCGCGTGACAATAGTGATGAAAATCCAAGCCTTCTTGACCGACAGAGGTTGATACCAGGACGAAAGGCCAGAACGGCGAATTGAAGGCACCCCGGACTCGCTCTTTCCGTGTGCCGGAAGAGCCCACAATTGGCGGGCCAAGTTCCTCGTTCCTTCTCTCATCACCGAAGCGCATGGCAAACCGTATCCGCATCGACTCATCCGACACTTTGACCTCGCGAGCATACTTTGGAGCATCGATCCGATCCACGCGAAGCGAAGCAACGCGGAGAGTCACCGACGCAATCAACTCGGCGGCAATTCCCTCCGCAACCTCGGCGCTGGATGAAGACGAGCCTCCGAGCGATTCGCGAAGAACATGGGAGTATTCATCCAGGACCGCCTGAAGCTGACCTGCGTGGGAATACTCGAGAACCCGTCGCCAATATGCGTATGCCTTGAATTCAGCCCGGACCATTTCGGTGACCTCGACGTGGTTGAAGAGTGTCAGAAAAGCCCTGCCAGCCTGTGCCGCGGAGATGCGGGTTCTCAAGCAGGCTCCGGGAGCGAGTTCGGTGACGCGGGCCAATGCCCGGAGCGCTGCAGTGGCAGGGCCGGCTGAGGCGATCAGTGCCAGAACCTTGAAGAGGTCAGGTGGAGGCGGGCCGAGCACCAGCCCGTCGTAGCGAATGCGCTCAACAGTTTCCTTCGCGTCCTGTACGTGCCGGGACCAACCGGCATCTTCCTCTGCCGATTCGGCGCCAGCCCAGCGTGAGGAGAGTTCCTCCAATTTCCACCACTCCCGGGATTGCTTCGGGAAGAACCGGAAATCCAAGAGCATCGGGACAATCCAATACCAACGCTCGTCGGGATTGCCTGTAGTATCCGAGTCGATGGCTAGGCTCTCCACCAAGGTTTTCAGCCTGCTCTCGAAAACTTCGAGCACCTCCAAAGCAGAGAAGTGTCCTGTACGCGCCAAATCCCGCGGGTCGAGCTCGCGGGCAAAAGTGATGCACGGATACACAAGCCCCATAAGAGGTAGGCCGGTCAATCGTCCGGCCGAGATTCCAAAGCGCAGCAAACCGCGCTTCTTTTGCAGGATCTCTGCGGTCAAGCTCCCCTTTGGCGAAGAGGAACGCATCATCCGTCTTTCCGCTTCATAGGACACCAGGGCCGAGACAGCTTTCGGCACCACATGCCAGGCGGAAAACACCAATCGTTTGGTCGCCCCCTGTAGGGCTGGGTCGGCATATGGTCCGGCGGGCTCGTAGTAGCTCAAGGAGGGTGGGAGCCAAAGCAGCCGCCACATGCCCCGGTCCACGGTTTCCGCCAAAAGGCCACGCAGGCGTGGATTTGATGGATCAACAGGCTTGTAGGACTGCATCTGATCGACCGGCAAAAAAGACTCCGGAAAACTCTGGATCAACCCGATAAGGTCGCGGTCTCCGGTTGTATCCTTGAACGCGGATTTCAACGCGTAGGTATCCATAAAATTGAAGAGGTAGGGAGCCGACTTCCAGTAATCGACGACGTCCCCTTCCTCCAAATGTTCAGCGACCTTTTGGGCTCCCAGGAAGGCCCGCACGTCGTGAGACTTCAGTTGTAGTCCGGCCGACTCCCGCTCGTGGAACATCCCGGCACGGGTTGTACTGTTTGCAAGCTTCTCGGTCCGTGCCATGACCTTCCGCAGGCGTTCCTGGAGCTGATCCTTCGCTTTCTTGAGAGAGGCCAGTCCCTCAGGACAACGCACAGAGGGCAGGGCGGAGCGGTAGTCCTCCAACACTGCGGAACAGTCCGGGCCAGAAGACCTCTCCAGAAAGCTGAGCAGCGTGGAAAACTCCGAGAACTGATCGTCCTCTTGCTCGTGATGCAGGCTTAGGCTCTTGTAAGGTGTCGCGGAAAGGAGCAGCAGGCGGGCACCGTGGCCAGCTTCTGATTCGAACAAGGATTGCGCGAGCTCGCCTGCTTCGGAGCGATCGTTGAGGAGATGGTTGAATCTCTGGAACTCGTCAAAAATGATCAGGTCCGGTTCCAGCGCATTCAAACACACTCGCGCAAGTAGCCGGCGGAGGTTTCCGATCCAGCGGGTCCGGCGCACCGTGGCTTCCCGCCCGGGCGTTATGTCGTTCCGGTGAAAGGTCCGCAGCAGATCTTCAAAGCGTGTGCGCAAGTTCGGCACACCTCTGGCGGTCTCGTCAGCCACTTGCTGCGCAAGCTGCCGGATGAAGGCCTCGGCAAGAGGGCGGTTCACGCTCGTTCGGTCGAAAGACTTCAGCGCTTTCTCGAATGAAGTCACACTGGCGTAATCGCACAGCACGTTGAGCGGCCTTCGGGATCCCTTTAGGTTCCAAGCCTCATCCAGAAGCGAGTAGAGCAGCACACGTTCCGGAACCGTTCCGCCATAGTTGTTCTGATCGAAGGAAGTTCCCGGGGTAAGCGCGATGAAGTTCACGCGATTCTTCCGGAGATCTTGAAGTTGCAGAGGGAGAAGAGTGAGGCGGGTTGATTGGGTTGTTGCGTTGCATCCGGGGATGCCGAGTCGCTGAACATTCTGCCTTGCGATGTCGGCGTTGGAGCAGACATAAATCACATCGATCCGTTCGACCGTCTCCCAGAGATGATCGATGGCCCGGGCAATCACGCCCCGCGCAACGAGCGTTTTTCCGAGCCCGACCTCATCGGCCACGAGGAATCGACGGGTCGGGTCTTCTCCATAGAACCGATCGAAAACGTACTCCACCGTCGAGCGTTGAAAGTCCTTCAACCCGGCGATGACGGATGCAGTGTCGGGACGCGGGCTCATTTCTTGGCGATGGATTGCTTTGCGACTTCCCAAATAGGCTCCCAGATTGACTGGAATTCCGGACCTACGAGATCCGAGGACTTCCCGCATCGCTGCAATGTCTCCAGGAGCGAGGCTACTCTTTCCATTTGGGCCGGGCCGCGGTGTAGAGCACGCAACATGGTTTCCAGCAGACAGGGTGGAGTGATAGCGAGGTCAGCAGCATCTCCTGCACCTTGGAGCAAAGTCGCCAATTCTCCGGAGGCGGCGGCATCTCCATCTCCATCTCCAGCCGCCAGCAGGAACAGGATGTAACGCAGGAGCTGCTCCTTTCCCTGAAGTAGAGCGGCCACCACGCGGTCCTGTCGGTCTGCCGGAGCACCCTCGAGCGGGAGATTCAATACGAAGGACGATTCGCGCTTCTTCCCGGCGATCTCACATTGCA is from Luteolibacter flavescens and encodes:
- a CDS encoding helicase-related protein, which encodes MSPRPDTASVIAGLKDFQRSTVEYVFDRFYGEDPTRRFLVADEVGLGKTLVARGVIARAIDHLWETVERIDVIYVCSNADIARQNVQRLGIPGCNATTQSTRLTLLPLQLQDLRKNRVNFIALTPGTSFDQNNYGGTVPERVLLYSLLDEAWNLKGSRRPLNVLCDYASVTSFEKALKSFDRTSVNRPLAEAFIRQLAQQVADETARGVPNLRTRFEDLLRTFHRNDITPGREATVRRTRWIGNLRRLLARVCLNALEPDLIIFDEFQRFNHLLNDRSEAGELAQSLFESEAGHGARLLLLSATPYKSLSLHHEQEDDQFSEFSTLLSFLERSSGPDCSAVLEDYRSALPSVRCPEGLASLKKAKDQLQERLRKVMARTEKLANSTTRAGMFHERESAGLQLKSHDVRAFLGAQKVAEHLEEGDVVDYWKSAPYLFNFMDTYALKSAFKDTTGDRDLIGLIQSFPESFLPVDQMQSYKPVDPSNPRLRGLLAETVDRGMWRLLWLPPSLSYYEPAGPYADPALQGATKRLVFSAWHVVPKAVSALVSYEAERRMMRSSSPKGSLTAEILQKKRGLLRFGISAGRLTGLPLMGLVYPCITFARELDPRDLARTGHFSALEVLEVFESRLKTLVESLAIDSDTTGNPDERWYWIVPMLLDFRFFPKQSREWWKLEELSSRWAGAESAEEDAGWSRHVQDAKETVERIRYDGLVLGPPPPDLFKVLALIASAGPATAALRALARVTELAPGACLRTRISAAQAGRAFLTLFNHVEVTEMVRAEFKAYAYWRRVLEYSHAGQLQAVLDEYSHVLRESLGGSSSSSAEVAEGIAAELIASVTLRVASLRVDRIDAPKYAREVKVSDESMRIRFAMRFGDERRNEELGPPIVGSSGTRKERVRGAFNSPFWPFVLVSTSVGQEGLDFHHYCHAITHWNLPANPVDLEQREGRVHRYKGHAIRKNLASAHGLEALARDEGDAWNDLFALARSSRGAGDNDLVPYWHYPGEAMIERHVPALPFSREVDRLSLLRKSLALYRLVLGQSRQEDLIAYLLTEVPEAERAAIITELRIDLSPPSRNP